In a single window of the Pontibacter russatus genome:
- a CDS encoding SusC/RagA family TonB-linked outer membrane protein: MAFAQGVTVQGKVTDESGTPLPGVTVLLKGTSVAAPTGGDGTYTINVPDGNGTLVFSFIGFAPQEVAIDNRSTVDVQLGADAEALEEVVVVGYGTQKKETVTGSVAAVKGAELEKSPAVNLTNSIAGRMPGVVAVNRSGEPGYDGSSIRIRGSNTLGNNGALVVIDGIPARAGGIERLNPADIESISVLKDASAAIYGSRAANGVILVTTKRGTVGKPELSYSFNQGFAQPTVIPDLTDAVQFAEMRNDLEIYNRVPSSLWEEAKEAFRQSGSYTLPDGSVVNAHYGPDDFQKFRDGSNPWTHPNTDWYDATLKEWSPQSQHNLQLTGGSENIKFLTSLGYVNQDAFYKNSATGYKQYDLRVNLDANVSKYIKTSIGMLGRQENRFFPTVGAGAIFRMQMRGIPTAPARWPDGRPGPDIENGENPVVITTNETGYDRDTRSYLQTNGSVEITNPWVEGLKLTATAAVDKMTRRTKRWQIPWFLYDWDKQTYEADGVTPLLTAGRRGPADPNLNMSDEEELKILLGAVLSFERTFGDHGVTVLAGTNRETIEGDWFSAYRRYFISPAIDQLNVGGDLEKSNNGDAVERARLSHFGRFAYNYKEKYMAEFLWRYDASDIFPADTRYGFFPGVLAAWRISEENFFKDNISFINNLKLRGSWGQMGNDDIGELYSYLSLNQFNSYIIGGQEVKTLRETRVPNPFITWEVANNANIGLDGQMLQGKINFEFEVFYNKRTSILWQQSGTVPQTTGMTLPRQNIGEVANRGWDALVGYNNQFGDVSLSVSANGGYAKNEILYWAEAPGAPDHQRSTGMPMGTSLRYEYDGVFADQADIDANPIDYSAIVGTLRPGDMKYKDVSGPNGVPDGKITPDDRTRDPRNDIPTFQGGLNANVGYKNFDFSVLFQGSAGAVTTIGTGEMGSIGNFLEDIYVNRWTVDNHSSEHPRISDRGNQYYSGGNTYWMRSTNYIRLKNIELGYTLPVSIGEKIGLSALRVYVNALNLATWDKLKVYDPENVNANGQYYPQSRVINTGVTVTF, encoded by the coding sequence ATGGCGTTCGCGCAGGGCGTCACGGTGCAGGGAAAAGTAACGGATGAAAGCGGCACACCCCTGCCAGGTGTTACTGTGCTGCTGAAGGGCACCTCGGTTGCAGCCCCGACAGGCGGCGACGGTACCTACACGATAAATGTGCCGGATGGCAACGGGACGCTGGTTTTCTCCTTCATCGGCTTCGCGCCGCAGGAAGTGGCCATTGACAACCGTTCCACGGTAGACGTGCAGCTGGGTGCCGATGCCGAAGCGCTGGAGGAAGTAGTGGTAGTGGGCTACGGCACGCAGAAAAAAGAGACTGTAACGGGCTCTGTTGCCGCCGTAAAGGGCGCGGAACTGGAAAAGTCTCCTGCCGTTAACCTTACCAACTCCATTGCCGGACGTATGCCCGGTGTGGTAGCCGTAAACAGAAGCGGCGAGCCAGGCTACGACGGTTCCTCTATCCGGATCAGGGGCTCCAACACCCTCGGAAACAACGGGGCACTGGTTGTAATCGACGGAATCCCGGCCAGGGCAGGCGGTATTGAGCGCCTTAACCCAGCCGATATCGAAAGCATCTCTGTACTGAAAGACGCCTCCGCAGCCATATATGGCTCACGCGCGGCCAACGGCGTTATCCTCGTGACCACCAAGCGGGGCACTGTAGGAAAACCTGAGCTGTCTTACTCTTTTAACCAGGGTTTCGCCCAGCCTACCGTTATCCCTGATCTGACCGATGCCGTGCAGTTCGCTGAAATGCGGAACGACCTGGAGATATATAACCGCGTGCCGTCTTCCCTGTGGGAAGAGGCGAAGGAGGCGTTCCGCCAGAGCGGAAGCTACACGCTGCCCGATGGCTCTGTGGTTAATGCACACTATGGCCCGGATGATTTCCAGAAGTTCAGGGACGGCTCTAACCCCTGGACGCACCCCAACACCGATTGGTACGACGCCACTCTGAAGGAGTGGTCTCCCCAGTCGCAGCACAACCTGCAACTGACCGGCGGAAGCGAGAACATCAAATTTCTGACCTCCCTGGGCTACGTAAACCAGGACGCCTTCTATAAGAACTCGGCCACTGGCTACAAGCAGTATGACCTGCGCGTAAACCTGGATGCGAACGTGAGCAAATACATCAAGACAAGCATTGGCATGCTGGGCCGTCAGGAGAACCGCTTCTTCCCAACAGTAGGCGCCGGTGCCATTTTCCGGATGCAGATGCGGGGCATCCCTACCGCTCCCGCCCGCTGGCCTGACGGCAGACCCGGACCAGACATCGAAAACGGTGAAAACCCTGTTGTGATCACGACCAACGAGACGGGTTATGACCGCGATACGCGCAGCTACCTGCAGACAAACGGCTCGGTAGAGATCACCAACCCCTGGGTGGAAGGTTTGAAGCTTACTGCCACAGCCGCGGTGGACAAGATGACCCGCCGTACCAAGAGATGGCAGATTCCGTGGTTCCTGTATGACTGGGATAAGCAAACGTACGAAGCAGACGGCGTGACGCCATTGCTGACAGCTGGCCGAAGAGGACCTGCCGATCCAAACCTGAACATGTCTGATGAAGAGGAGTTGAAAATTCTGTTGGGCGCCGTGCTGAGCTTCGAACGCACCTTCGGCGACCATGGAGTAACTGTGCTGGCTGGTACCAACCGGGAAACGATTGAAGGAGACTGGTTCTCTGCCTACCGCAGATACTTCATCTCTCCTGCCATTGACCAACTTAACGTAGGGGGGGATCTGGAGAAAAGCAACAATGGCGATGCCGTTGAAAGGGCGCGTCTGAGCCACTTCGGCCGCTTTGCCTACAACTACAAGGAGAAGTATATGGCTGAGTTTCTGTGGCGTTACGATGCCTCGGATATCTTCCCGGCCGATACCCGCTACGGCTTCTTCCCTGGGGTGCTGGCTGCCTGGAGAATCTCTGAGGAGAACTTCTTCAAGGATAACATCAGCTTTATCAACAACCTGAAACTGCGCGGATCATGGGGGCAGATGGGTAACGATGATATAGGCGAACTTTACTCGTACCTTTCCCTCAACCAATTCAACTCTTATATCATAGGAGGCCAGGAAGTGAAGACGCTGCGCGAAACACGTGTTCCCAATCCATTTATTACCTGGGAGGTAGCGAACAACGCGAACATCGGCTTAGACGGCCAGATGCTGCAGGGCAAGATCAACTTCGAGTTTGAAGTCTTCTATAACAAGCGTACCAGCATCCTGTGGCAACAGTCCGGTACAGTTCCCCAGACCACGGGTATGACCTTGCCGCGCCAGAACATCGGCGAAGTGGCCAACAGGGGATGGGATGCCTTAGTTGGATATAACAACCAGTTCGGAGATGTGTCTTTAAGCGTTAGCGCAAACGGCGGCTATGCCAAAAACGAGATACTCTACTGGGCAGAGGCACCCGGTGCACCTGATCACCAGCGTTCCACGGGTATGCCGATGGGTACAAGCCTCCGTTACGAGTACGACGGCGTGTTTGCAGACCAGGCGGACATTGATGCCAACCCGATTGACTACAGCGCCATCGTAGGTACGCTGCGCCCCGGCGATATGAAGTACAAGGATGTATCCGGCCCGAACGGTGTTCCGGATGGTAAAATCACACCAGACGACAGAACAAGAGATCCCCGCAACGATATTCCTACCTTCCAGGGCGGCTTGAATGCCAACGTGGGGTATAAGAATTTCGACTTCAGCGTGCTGTTCCAGGGTTCTGCCGGAGCCGTGACAACCATCGGTACAGGCGAAATGGGCAGTATCGGTAACTTCCTGGAGGATATCTATGTGAACCGCTGGACCGTGGACAACCACAGCTCGGAGCACCCACGCATCTCTGACCGCGGAAACCAGTACTACTCCGGTGGCAACACCTACTGGATGCGCAGCACTAACTACATCCGACTGAAGAACATCGAGTTAGGTTATACGCTTCCAGTTTCAATCGGCGAAAAGATAGGCCTGAGCGCGCTGCGGGTATATGTGAACGCCCTGAACCTGGCGACCTGGGATAAGCTGAAGGTATATGACCCTGAGAACGTGAACGCCAACGGTCAGTACTACCCGCAGTCCAGAGTTATCAACACAGGTGTAACCGTAACATTTTAA
- a CDS encoding RagB/SusD family nutrient uptake outer membrane protein produces MNKIKSLSLGVITAMALMTGCNDDFLDTQPLSSVPSELVWTDAALAEAFVTDLYTALGQGGFDEQMQASLTDEAVFTHPGRGINTITEARTNPADRGFINYTLDWDDMYSKIRAANLAIKNLRDPQFDNPERVNRLLGEALFMRSYFYHQLLRYYGGVPLVDSPYELGAEDYSIARNTFAETVEFIVKDAEEAAQLLEDAALVKGRASKASALALRSRVLLYAASDLHDIPTASAKSGVISAYEHKNLIGYTEGDQTERWRRAQAAAMDVLLLPGYGFKLDLSAPVTPEEGFQNYVDVSLFRGGGEEDMIFGRYFIQSKNEGGGRVGLYNGPNGYRNWAGNTPIQQLVDDYEMMDGSKFSWDNPEHAANPYENRDPRFEASILHDASDWKPRFTTTADPANQIQTGQYEVINGGQKVTHFGLDTRQSSIEDWNGTRTGYYMRRFIDPNPNLVDMNMWQQVPWAFFRYTEAVLNYVEASIELGEDAQAQEWLNKVRFRVGMPAVTETGDALMARYRNERRVEMAYEEQRFHDVRRWMIAQEEFGEQPQIIDIKGTLKPGKTVSQYQYNPENYNYTYKVIELGEGIENRAWDDKMFFFPISRDEMNRNEQLEQNPGYTE; encoded by the coding sequence ATGAATAAAATAAAATCTTTGTCCCTGGGAGTTATTACGGCTATGGCGCTTATGACCGGCTGTAACGATGATTTCCTGGACACGCAGCCCTTATCAAGCGTTCCGAGTGAGCTTGTCTGGACGGACGCAGCCCTTGCCGAAGCCTTTGTCACGGACCTTTACACGGCACTGGGCCAGGGAGGCTTTGATGAGCAGATGCAGGCTTCCCTGACAGACGAGGCTGTTTTCACCCACCCGGGCAGGGGTATCAACACCATCACCGAGGCGCGTACCAACCCTGCTGACCGTGGTTTTATAAACTATACCCTCGACTGGGATGACATGTACAGCAAGATCAGGGCGGCCAACCTGGCCATTAAGAACCTGCGGGATCCCCAGTTTGATAACCCGGAACGGGTGAATCGACTGCTGGGAGAGGCACTGTTCATGCGTTCATACTTCTACCACCAGTTGCTTCGCTACTATGGCGGTGTGCCGCTTGTGGACAGCCCGTACGAGCTTGGCGCCGAGGATTACTCCATTGCCCGCAACACCTTTGCCGAAACGGTAGAGTTTATTGTGAAGGATGCAGAGGAGGCCGCGCAACTGTTAGAGGATGCGGCGCTGGTTAAAGGCCGGGCGTCTAAAGCGTCGGCCCTGGCGCTTCGGTCCCGTGTTTTGCTGTATGCCGCCAGCGACCTGCACGACATCCCTACTGCCAGTGCAAAGTCAGGCGTGATTTCCGCTTACGAGCACAAAAACCTGATTGGCTATACAGAGGGTGACCAGACGGAGCGTTGGAGAAGAGCCCAGGCTGCAGCCATGGATGTGTTGCTTCTGCCTGGCTACGGATTCAAGCTGGACCTGTCGGCACCTGTAACGCCCGAAGAGGGCTTCCAGAACTACGTGGACGTTTCCCTGTTCCGTGGCGGCGGTGAGGAGGACATGATCTTTGGCCGGTACTTCATCCAGTCGAAGAACGAGGGCGGTGGCCGTGTCGGTCTGTACAATGGCCCGAACGGATACCGCAACTGGGCCGGTAACACCCCGATCCAGCAATTGGTGGATGACTATGAAATGATGGACGGCAGCAAGTTCAGCTGGGACAACCCGGAGCACGCAGCAAACCCGTATGAAAACCGCGATCCGCGCTTTGAGGCGTCTATCCTGCACGATGCATCTGACTGGAAGCCAAGGTTCACCACCACGGCAGACCCCGCTAACCAGATCCAGACAGGGCAGTATGAGGTCATCAACGGCGGGCAGAAAGTTACCCACTTCGGCCTCGACACCCGCCAGAGCTCCATCGAGGACTGGAACGGTACCCGCACCGGATACTACATGAGAAGGTTCATCGACCCGAACCCGAACCTCGTGGACATGAACATGTGGCAGCAGGTGCCGTGGGCGTTCTTCCGCTACACAGAAGCCGTGCTGAACTATGTGGAGGCCAGCATCGAACTGGGCGAGGATGCCCAGGCACAGGAATGGCTGAACAAGGTACGCTTCCGCGTGGGTATGCCAGCCGTAACCGAAACAGGCGATGCCCTGATGGCGCGCTACCGCAACGAGCGCAGGGTAGAGATGGCCTACGAGGAACAGCGCTTCCACGATGTGCGCCGCTGGATGATCGCGCAGGAGGAGTTTGGGGAGCAGCCCCAGATTATCGACATCAAGGGAACGCTGAAGCCCGGCAAGACGGTGTCGCAGTACCAGTATAATCCTGAGAACTACAACTACACTTATAAAGTGATAGAGCTTGGTGAAGGTATTGAGAACCGCGCCTGGGATGACAAAATGTTCTTCTTCCCGATCAGCCGGGATGAGATGAACCGGAATGAGCAACTGGAGCAGAACCCAGGGTACACCGAATAG
- a CDS encoding VCBS repeat-containing protein produces MSIFRSPLPALSLLTLLFFASCQEKSPADEEEAGNAPAAVAASPLFTLLPSAKTGISFSNNLTEGLNTNVLMYEYFYNGGGVAVGDINGDSLQDIYFTGNMVPNRLYLNKGDMQFEDITAAAGVAGREGPWATGTTMADVNGDGLLDIYVCYSGKLRPEKRENQLFINNGPDASGRPTFTEQAAQYGLNSSSNSTHAVFFDYDRDSDLDMFLLNHSPESLPVLDEVSTAEILGKEDPQRGVRFFRNDAGHFEDITQKAGFSSSSLTYGLGAGVADISGDGWPDIYISNDYDVPDYLYINNQDGTFTDQLKTRVGHASHFSMGSDIADINNDAFPDIFTLDMLPEDNRRQKLLFAPDNYEKFNLSLKSGFHYQYMRNMLQLNNGNGTFSEIGQLAGISNTDWSWAPLFADYDNDGLKDLFVTNGYVRDYTNMDFIKYMGNFVQQNSGRMDRGSVLELVNKIPSSNVTNYIYKNNGDLTFSNRGRDWGMRTPSTSNGAAYADLDNDGDLDLIVNNINQPAFIYQNEADKQLNHHYLQLRLKGAGKNTAGTGAKITLYSGGQRQYQEQMPSRGYQSSVSPVLHFGLGQENAIDSLRIVWLSGKQQVLRDVKPDQLLTLQEQEANAPYIPAKPGAPIFMEAKTPVSFTHQKNDINDFKRQPLLINPLSFSGPCLVKADVNGDGLEDIYAGGGPGQAGALYLQQRNGSFAAKASPAFEADKMAAVADAVFFDANNDQAPDLYVASGGYHNYTPDDAQLQDRLYINDGKGNFSRSGAAALPAMPVSTSCARAADINGDGYMDLFVGGRVIPGRYPETPRSYVLLNDGTGKFEDKTAAVAPALERIGMVTDAAWHDLDGDKKMELVVVGEWMPVTVYKNANGKLTDDTKTYFDREYRGWWNKLLVNDFNQDGKPDLVIGNLGLNTQCKATDQQPAELYYKDFDDNGSVDPILTFYIQGKSYPYVTRDELLDQMSTMRTRFTDYKSYADATLQDIFTPEELNEAGHLSANYLQTAYFESNAQGKFQEKPLPVEVQFSPVYAMTTLDYNSDGNQDLLLGGNMSQARLRFGKYDANYGILLQGNGKGEFTYVPQARSGFQVKGDVRCILNVNNTLLFGINQQGLAAYKRSKP; encoded by the coding sequence ATGAGCATCTTCCGATCCCCTCTCCCTGCTTTATCATTACTCACCCTCTTGTTTTTTGCCTCCTGCCAGGAGAAATCTCCTGCTGACGAGGAAGAGGCTGGCAATGCCCCTGCTGCTGTTGCCGCCAGTCCGCTTTTTACGCTGCTCCCGTCGGCTAAGACCGGCATCAGTTTCTCCAACAACCTGACCGAAGGGCTGAACACCAACGTGCTCATGTATGAGTACTTCTACAACGGGGGCGGGGTAGCCGTGGGGGATATAAACGGAGACAGCCTGCAGGACATTTACTTTACAGGCAACATGGTACCCAACCGTCTGTACCTGAACAAGGGCGACATGCAGTTCGAGGATATAACCGCGGCGGCGGGCGTGGCCGGGCGGGAAGGCCCCTGGGCGACCGGCACCACCATGGCCGACGTGAACGGCGACGGCCTGCTGGATATATATGTCTGCTACTCCGGCAAGCTGCGCCCCGAGAAGCGCGAAAACCAGCTCTTCATCAACAACGGACCGGATGCGAGCGGGAGGCCCACCTTTACGGAGCAGGCGGCGCAGTATGGCCTGAACAGTTCCTCCAACAGCACGCACGCCGTTTTCTTCGACTATGACCGCGACAGTGACCTGGATATGTTCCTCCTCAACCACAGCCCCGAGTCTTTGCCCGTGCTGGACGAGGTTTCCACGGCAGAGATACTGGGCAAGGAGGATCCGCAGCGCGGCGTGCGTTTTTTCAGGAATGATGCGGGGCATTTTGAGGACATCACCCAAAAAGCGGGTTTCAGCTCTTCCTCGCTCACCTATGGGCTGGGCGCGGGCGTGGCCGATATAAGCGGAGACGGCTGGCCCGACATCTATATATCCAACGACTACGACGTGCCGGACTACCTCTACATCAACAACCAGGACGGCACCTTTACCGACCAGTTGAAGACACGCGTCGGCCATGCCTCCCATTTCTCGATGGGCAGCGACATTGCCGACATCAACAACGACGCCTTTCCGGACATCTTTACCCTGGACATGCTGCCCGAGGACAACCGCCGGCAGAAGCTGCTGTTCGCGCCGGACAATTACGAGAAGTTTAACCTCAGCCTCAAATCCGGGTTCCATTACCAGTACATGCGCAACATGCTGCAGCTGAACAACGGCAACGGCACCTTCAGCGAGATCGGCCAGCTGGCGGGCATCTCCAACACTGACTGGAGCTGGGCGCCCCTGTTTGCCGACTATGACAACGACGGCCTGAAAGACCTGTTCGTAACCAACGGCTACGTGCGCGACTACACCAACATGGACTTTATCAAATACATGGGGAATTTTGTGCAGCAGAACAGCGGCAGAATGGACCGCGGGAGCGTGCTGGAACTTGTCAATAAAATACCCTCCTCCAACGTCACCAACTACATCTACAAAAATAACGGCGACCTGACGTTCAGCAACAGGGGCCGCGACTGGGGCATGCGTACCCCCTCCACCAGCAACGGGGCCGCCTATGCCGACCTCGACAACGACGGCGACCTGGATCTGATCGTCAACAACATCAACCAGCCTGCTTTCATATACCAGAACGAGGCCGACAAGCAACTGAACCACCATTACCTGCAACTCAGGCTAAAAGGCGCAGGCAAAAACACGGCCGGGACAGGCGCTAAAATCACGCTCTACTCGGGCGGTCAGCGGCAGTACCAGGAGCAGATGCCTTCGCGGGGCTACCAGTCCAGCGTTTCGCCGGTGCTGCATTTTGGCCTGGGGCAGGAAAACGCCATAGACTCGCTGCGGATTGTGTGGCTGAGCGGGAAACAGCAGGTGCTGCGGGATGTGAAGCCTGACCAACTGTTGACGCTGCAGGAGCAGGAAGCAAACGCGCCCTATATACCTGCAAAGCCTGGTGCGCCTATCTTTATGGAAGCCAAAACGCCTGTTTCCTTCACACACCAAAAGAATGATATAAACGACTTCAAGCGGCAGCCGCTGCTCATAAATCCGCTCTCTTTCTCCGGTCCCTGCCTGGTGAAGGCGGATGTGAACGGCGATGGGCTGGAGGATATATACGCAGGCGGCGGGCCAGGGCAGGCGGGAGCGCTGTACCTGCAGCAAAGAAACGGCAGCTTCGCAGCCAAGGCCTCGCCCGCGTTTGAGGCCGACAAGATGGCCGCGGTTGCAGATGCCGTGTTCTTCGACGCCAACAACGACCAGGCCCCGGACCTGTACGTAGCCAGCGGGGGCTACCACAACTACACACCCGATGACGCGCAGCTGCAGGACAGGCTATATATAAACGACGGCAAGGGCAACTTTAGCAGGAGCGGCGCAGCGGCCCTGCCAGCCATGCCCGTGAGCACCAGTTGCGCCCGCGCGGCCGATATAAACGGCGACGGCTATATGGATTTGTTTGTGGGCGGCCGCGTGATTCCGGGCCGCTACCCGGAAACACCGCGCAGCTATGTCCTCCTCAACGACGGCACCGGAAAATTTGAGGACAAAACAGCGGCCGTGGCACCCGCTTTGGAGCGCATCGGGATGGTGACCGATGCGGCGTGGCATGATTTGGACGGTGATAAAAAGATGGAACTGGTGGTGGTAGGAGAGTGGATGCCGGTGACGGTATATAAAAACGCAAACGGGAAACTGACAGACGACACCAAAACCTACTTCGACAGGGAATACAGGGGCTGGTGGAACAAGCTGCTGGTAAACGATTTTAACCAGGACGGCAAGCCCGACCTGGTGATCGGAAACCTGGGCCTGAACACCCAGTGCAAGGCCACGGACCAGCAACCGGCGGAGCTGTATTACAAGGACTTCGACGACAACGGATCCGTTGACCCCATCCTGACCTTCTATATACAGGGCAAGAGCTACCCCTACGTGACCCGCGACGAGTTGCTGGACCAGATGAGCACCATGCGCACCCGCTTCACCGACTACAAAAGCTACGCAGACGCCACCCTGCAGGATATTTTTACACCTGAAGAACTGAATGAGGCAGGGCATCTGTCAGCCAATTACCTGCAGACCGCTTACTTTGAGAGCAATGCGCAGGGTAAGTTTCAGGAGAAGCCCTTGCCGGTAGAGGTCCAGTTCTCACCGGTATATGCCATGACCACCCTGGACTATAACAGCGACGGCAACCAGGATTTGCTGCTGGGCGGCAACATGAGCCAGGCCCGGCTGCGCTTCGGGAAGTACGATGCCAACTACGGTATCCTGCTGCAGGGCAACGGAAAGGGAGAATTCACTTATGTTCCGCAGGCCCGGTCAGGCTTTCAGGTGAAGGGCGATGTGCGGTGTATCCTGAACGTGAACAACACCCTGCTCTTCGGCATCAACCAGCAGGGACTGGCGGCCTATAAACGAAGCAAACCGTAA